The region AAATATGAAGCAGGAGTCATAATATAATGATTTTTGCAAAGGCATGGCATGGattatgaaaaaattattctATACACTATCActtccataaaaaaaaaaaaaaaacctttaatgTAATTAaatggatgttgttacaaccTATAAGGATGATtaaatagtgaaatttatataaaaatccataaaagatttaaaatgtaaataacatgtggaaattttcaagaaatttgtTTAATATGCATATGTAGATCCTTAGACGGGTTGAATTAAAGCTTGAATCTGATCACCACATTTGGATTCAATATTGTGACCAAATACAACCTTAAGACAGAATACTTGATAAGAAATGGTCCTGCAGTTGGCGTATTAATAATTAGCCTAACATCCATGGCTAGTTATCCCAACTTTGCATGCAAAGGTAATTGTAAACAGGAGAGTGGCATGCAATCCATGTAGAACTACAAAGATTGCTATTCCTAAAGAACGTTATATTTCTCAAACTTCTTATCTCCCTATACAATGAGATGATACAGCGTATACTTCTCAAGAGCAACAAAGGGAATAACTCAATTCATTCCAGTAAGGCTTATGATCACCTTCTAGTTGCTAATTGCCATCTCCCAAATCCCAAAAATCAGAGGTTGGCAGAATTTGGAGAGGAAGTGTAGGGGAGACATCAGATTAATTACTACTTCATAGAATAGTTTTGTTAGGTAATCACCAAGTTCAGCTATCTACAGCAGGATTCAAACAACTGGGTTGAAATAACTCACAATATATGCAGGTTTCATTAACATTTTTACTAGCAATAATAGAAACGGCAAGTTTTTATTGTTACAGGCTAggaaaacacacacacaaaacacaaaattctGAATTGAACTACCTTTAAGAGAATATCCAACTCCTCATTATGTTCCTCTTGCCATTCATCCAAAGATCAAACTTCAGGTTATTTACATGGATATGAACTTGTTTCTATATTACAGAATTCAGACCAAGAATCCTCCAAAACCAGAAAGTGTAACATAATGTTGAAGAATGCATTTTCTACAACTCAGAGCCTATCTAGACCAGTCTTAACAAATAGCACTAGCTTACACGCATACATCAAGACAAATAGTTGCACTCGTAAGAACAAGCAGCTAAATGTAATTTCAAATGCCCAGAAAGCTTCAAAATAGCATTTTCAGGATTCAAACTGTAGAATAATGCACACCAACCGAACATTTTCATCAGAATTAAGAATAAACAGCCAGCCAcctcttaataaaataaaacttctGGGCTAAGAGAATAGCAAAAGCTGCACCTTTCTAGATCCAATAAAGAAGTCCCTAAAACAGGGAGCTGCACAGTTAATATCTGTTATATTTTATCAATAATCCAGGCCTACTAATACCATCAACCAAAAAGGAAAACCATACAGTCCAGAAAAGTACCTAACAAATATCACTAAACAGAAGACCAAGAGAAATCTATATTTGTTCCATTGAAGTTCCTGCGAAACCTCCTTCAACTGTTAGTAGTACAACTGGATTCTAAAAATTAGGTTATCATCCATCTGTAATAAAGTTTAAATAAAAGCAGAGCTTACACAAGTCATGACCTGCATCATACCAAATGGATTTTAAGACGGGACACTCTTAATCTAAAATTCTGATCTAAAGGAGAATGTAACACCACAAACTTGAAAAGAATCATTAAGTATTCACTTCTTTTACTTCTTTCCTTTCAGTTCCCTCTCTAGGTGAACCTTTTATGGTCGTTAAATAGTTAGGGAACTAACCTCAGAATGAAAATACTGCTATCGTGATCAGTCTCATAAGCAAAAGAGAGTAAATAAGGGTAAAAGCTTAAAATTTAGAGTCTCCATAGGAAAAATAGTTTTTCAATCATCTCCCCTTAATCTAGCTGGACTCAACTACATCAGTCAGGTTCATAACACAAAATCATTTGAAAGAATATAAGCTAGGTTACACATTCCCATTGGCCCactacaaataaaaatttaaacttgcaCTAAACCTAACAGTATCATTACTCTAGTTTCAACCATTACGACCTACTTATGTCTAGCAAAATTTAACCTGAGGCAGCAAGTTTTAACATATAAAGAAGGGGctacaaataaaaataagacaTCCATTCCAGAAACAAAACCAATGTTCTGTAACAATATAGAAACGAGCAGTCATGCTTACATGGTTACAGTTCCGCAAGAATATAATGTGCTCCATGAGAGAGTCCAAAGTGCAAATAGATACAACAATTAAATTCACAAGCCGCCAGTAGAAATCAATGGTCAAGTCAACAACAAGAAACAGAAGCTTTGACAGAAGATGTTCTAGATTACAAACAGAATATCCAGTAATTCTACAAAAGTGAGCAAACGCATATCTCCTTGAAAAGAGAAAGGAATATTAAAAGAGAACAGAAATTTTGTATGGAAAAAACAATCTCATCAGAATTCAATTGCATGTATAAACCCCACTCTGATACCGATGATTTACCTCATAAAAATCTGTCTTACCCTCGGTAGCAGGCTTTAGACAGACCCCAGACAATGAAGTAGCTCCTTGCACTGAAAATTTTACATAACCAACAACTTCTAGTTCTTCATCAATGTCAGCAGAATCCAAAGGCATCCTTACCCTCAATTTGCCAGGAGTACCCTTCAGTGGAACCTCTGGCACATGCCACTTCAGTTCTCTCTCTGATCTGTTCAACACAGCTTTAGGTGAAACCTTTAACAATGTTGGATCAACGGGCAATTTCAGAACAAAAGTTACATCAGTCAATGGTGCTAGTAACTCCGGATTTGAAACATACTGTATCATCACAGAAAGTAATGTCCCACTAAGACGCTTGATCAACCTAACTCTCAGAGGCAATGGTGTCAACCTAGGTAACAAACTGTACTTCAAAATTGGTATAGGCTCCTCAGATGGGGGAGTTCTAACATGAAACATTCCATTTCCTAGGCTACTACACCGAGAACTCTGTATAACAAACCTCTTAACCGAACTAGTTCCTTCAACACGAAATGAAAACTCAGTATCCTTATCACCAGAAACTCTAGGAGGCATCGTTCTCAAGTAAACCACACCCATTAGTCCAACTCTAGCGAGCAATGATTCCCTAAACTCCGCACTGATCTCCTCCAAGATATACATTTCGGGACCTTTCATCTCAGTACTCTTCACCAAAAGATTCTCAAGAGACTTCCCTCCATCAGCACCAGCCGCAGCTGCAGTTGGAGCAGCACTATCCCCAGTTTGCAAAAGTTCAAGCCCACTAAGCCCTTCCTGTTtcttaacctttttattttccaaaaattccGAAGCATCCAAGCCTCCACCCCAAGCATCAGTAAACCCTTCAAAAGCTTCTCCAAGAGTAGCCTGTTCACTGCCAAACTCAATTCCTCCGTACTTCCCCTCAAACCCTTCAACAGTAATGTCCGTAGATTGGGTTGCTTCAGCCGGGGGCAATGTAGTCACCTCTAACCCTGCCAACGCCAATGTTAAATCAGTAGCTGATGCATCCTTCGTCTTCTTAAACCCTCCGACTAAATCTTCTTGCTTATTTATGGCCTCACTGGCAGCAAATGGATCCTTCTCTGCTTCTGATTCCTCTGCTTTAATCATTTTCTCGTCTTGCTCAATTGTACTTTGAGGTACAATCGTTGAAACTTTCTGATCGCCAGCCGCTAGAGTTTCCGGAGGCAATTCGAAACTCGCATTGGAAAAGGCTTCAATGTTGGATTGGTGTTCGGTGGAGTGAAGTTCGACGGCAGGCCACGTGTCAGCACCACGTATCTTGGCTTCAGTGTCGAGTGCGGAATGGACCATCTTGGCAATCCCGTCGCCGTGCATATAGGAGAGCATGGCAGCGAGACGGATGTTGCTGACTCCACGTAGGACGATGTCGAGTGCCATGTAAACCTCGGCGTATTTTCGGGAGAGCTTTTCAGGGGTGACGTCGACGCCACGGCAGGCCGTCACGATGACACTAACGGCTTGGTTAACGATATTGATGCACTCAAATACGTTGATCGAATTGTCGTGATCGGCAGTAGTGATTCCGAGGACGTAAATGGAGTTTACAAGGCGGTAAACAACGCGATACTTACTTTCAACGCCGACGATTAGTTGGCCACTGGAGGCGGAAAGGGGGTCGTCGCCGATGGATTCAGTGGCAGCACTAGTTTCGGCAGTAGATGAGGAGGAAGAGGAGGAGGTAGCAGCGACGGAGGAAGGGGACTTGTTGGAGAAGGCAAGACGGGTCTGGCGGAAGGCGTGGAGAGCAATTAGAGCACGGGCAGGAGGGAACCATTCTCGGGTTTGGAGAAGGATGTCAGATCCGTTGGCTGGCTGGAGAGAGAGAGCCAAGCACgacattttttgttttgttttcgaATTATGGATGATGTATCGATCTGGTAGGGCAGATCCACCAGGGCTATGGAATTACAGCCTTCAAATTGGATCCACGGAGGAGTTTTACTTTGGATCTCTGCGATTAGGTTTTGTTTGCAGAGAAAACAAGGAGAGGGGACTGACTTCACGGAGATGTTGAACTTGCAGTGGTATGGGTGTGATGGGCCCAAACCTCTCAAGAGGTTGTTGGGCTTTCTTCCAATTTACTCTCCTAAATACTTATATTAAGTTCAATCCCTCTAAAAACATCACTCCTcgtatattaatttttattttaaattttacaatttgtccttaaattattaacaaaCTGAACAAATATATATCATGACCTAAAAACTCAACTATCTCCAAAAAAATCCATGTACTTTTTAATTATTGTGTGACTGAGAAAACTTATTAAGTTAGGTATTTTTTTCCAATCATATGGTAGTTCAAAAATACGTATGTTTTTTTGAGGggatgcttaattttttttttataggtCGAGTCATGAATAAATTAGTTGGATATgatatattttactaattttatcaGTAACTTAATAACAATTTGTAATGATGtcataatttgaataaatttttaatgtataaaGATAAATTTTGAGCAATTTTTAGTAGAAAGACTAAAAATGAACTTTACATAGTAGTATAAGGACTCACCGTAGACTTTGAGTATTTTATTTTAAGGTAAGCCATATAAATCATATAtctcttatcaaatttttgaAGCAATGTGCAATTGTCGAATCCGtcgaaaataaaatatatttcaaaaagaATAATTAATAGAAGCAATAAGTCAAATCCATAGAAATCGATGGGAATTTTATTCCTacaactaaaacaaataaaataaagaggaatggggttttgtttaaaaaaaactttaaaaattaaaattaagaatttagaaaaaaaaaacaaagaaagcaataatcaaaattttgggaaaagaaaaCAATAAGATGAAACTCtagtcaaaataaattcttcaTTTAATTCAAGGGTTTGATCATTGATGGAaagataaatttcaatttttttacactACAACAAAACATGTTAAAGGTGACACATGACTTGAGACGCATCAGGGTTGCATCTTTTTAAATTGACTCGCATCAATATGTAGATGCACATAAGTAGCATCTCCTTAGGTAGGCATTGAAGAGACAGCACCACAGCGCGTCTCCTTAGGCCTAACTTAAGGAGATGTTTCTGTTGTGTCTCCTTGGAACTAACTAATGGAGACATTAGGTCGCGTCTCTCTGGATTACCTATGGAGACACTTTCTTGGGTCTCCTAGGTTGTTGATTGTAGAGACGCCAATCATCATCTCCGTAGGTCTCTAAATTTTTTTGCAAAACTTAAACACCCAAATGTTCCGTTCTTACTTTCTTTGTAAGTCTTTTGAATCTTGCTTTCTTTCTTCCAACGTTAGTCTCTCATTCTCCCTAATTTTCGCTTCCTTACGAATTCACGATCTTGGGGTAGAGACAATGGTATGTCCATCTTCACTATCTTGAAAATTTATCCATCCATATGATTTCAAATTCACTTACATCAAGTTTAATGGggtttttttatttgcttttatgTATATTATCCCAAATATCCATTGCAAGAATGATTTTGtgatataattatttcatatgtatgtatGCAAATAATGAATAAGTTTGATACTGAACATGCACCTTACATATTCGCTGAAATGGCTAAGTCGATGTATTGTTTATGATGTAGACATTGGACAAAAGTTGGATTGATGCTCCCAAATTTAGCATGGTTTACATGAATGGAATAGCTTCATTCATTGAATATGCCACCAAGAATAGCACAAACAACCAGAACATATATTTTCCATGCAAGAAGTGCTATAATAGATTTCTCCTCCGCCCTAAAGTTGTACATAATCATCTTCGTCTATATTGTTTTGTGAAGTGGTATAAGAGATGGATTTTTCATGGCAAAACTTCTGCGTCAATTTTTTCATCAAATTCCCCCAATATGGCAAGTCATACGAGAAGTTTGAATGATATTGATGTTGATTTAGGAACTAGGGACTTGATAATGGAGGTTATTGGATTAAATGTGCCAGTACATGACAGAGATGAATTTAGTCACGGTGATCATGTTAATGGCGGAGGTGATGTTGATTCCACTTTGCTTCCTTCTGAGGATGTTGGACGAACCATCGGTGAAACCAACAATCTTATGGATGATTGCAAGGTACCTCTTTATCCCGATTGTCAAAAAGACTCTACCATATCATTCCTCTTGCGACTCTTTCATATAAAGGCCTTGAATAGGTGGTTAGCAAAACCAGTTACCGAATTACTAGTTTTATTAAATGATGTTTTTCACACTTCGCTCCCTGCAACATATTATGAATCAAAGTAAACTCTTAAGAAGTTTTATCTTGGTTATATCAAGATTCATGCATGTCCAAATGATTGTACATTATATTGGGGTTCGGATGCAAATGCTACATCATGTAAAAAATATGGGCTCTCGAGATGGGTTACAAGTGCAGTTAAAGGAACTGAAGATTTAGCTAAGGAAGCAACAACAACCCCTTCGCATCAAAAGCTTGCAAAAGTCCTCAAGTACTTTCCTTTGATCCCGATACTAAAAAGATTGTTCAAGTCATCCACAACTGTGGCTTTTATGGCTTGGCATGACCATTCTCATGTCAAAGATGGACttctcgacatcccattgatacTAAAGCTTAGAAAGCTTTTGATGAGAAGTTTTTGGACTTCGCTTTTGACCCTCGCAATATTCTTCTAGGATTGGCAAGTGACGGTTTCAATCCTTTTCGAACAATGAACACCACACATAGTACGTGACTGGTGGTGTTGGTCCCGTACAACATGGAACCATAGACATGTATGAAGGCTTCATTTCTCATTTTATCAATGATAATACCATGTGAAAAAGGTCCTGGTAAAGACATTGACATCTACTTGCAACCATTAATAGACGAATTGAAACAACTTTGGGATGGTGTAAGTGCATTTACGTGCGTGTCTTATATGAACCCTAAATGATTTTCTAGCATATGAAAACCTGTCAGGCTAGAGTACTAAGGGGTGGTATGTGCAGTTGATGGTTCTTGAGTGCGATGTGCTTTGCGTGGTGCCATTAGATTTAATACTAATAACAGAAGAACACAAAATCACTTAACAACAAACAAAAATAGAACGCCTAACCTCAGTTGCGATTTATAGCTTTCGAGTTGTTGTTCAATTCATTGTTCTTgcaaaagagaaggaaaaagaccAGTAAACAAATGGatagatgaagaagaagaagaagaataccGAAACAAAATAGAAGCTTGGATGAGTAGAAATGAAGCAAAGGAGATGGAGGATGTGTGTGACGGATTCCAAGGATGAGGATGACTTTTAGAATGTTTATAATATGGTATTTTAAGTCTGGAACTATATGTCTTATATAGGAAATCTAATGGGCCACGCGTTAAAATAGGCCAAAAATTACAGAAAACGATGTTGTGTCACAACATGCCACCTAATTTCTTAGGATTTTTGCTTCGAAGTGTTGTGTCGCATCACGTGCTTATGCATGTCATGACAcaagcttgaaattttcaaaaattttgcttTGAGGCAGTGTGTTACAACACAGGGGGACCTGTGTCGCAACACGGCCTGGGGTTTTCCACATCCTTTGCTTTGAAGAAATGTGTCGCAACACAAGATTGCCTATTTCATGACATGTACTGGGCTTTGTGAAATTGATGTTTTTGGGCGTGTCAAACTCTTTAGGGTTGTGCATATTcaattcaaaaatgcttttaagGTCATCCTAGCCCTAAACTAACCTATTTTTaacctaattaaaattaaaattcataattacaatcctccaaaaatccaaaaaaaacacaaaattacatattaacaaAGATAATTTTGCgatgattaaaattaagtatgGCTATCGAACTCGTCCAATAACCTGTTACTATCTGATGTtgacttttttttcctttatcaAGCATCGCACTAAATCCATAGGGGTCTATTATGTTCAAATACTTCCATGTGTCTCTTTCCCTCGGACCATGTAAATGCCTCaattaagaattctcaaatggacCAATACTAGCAAATGTCTCAAAGATGCAGTCATCAATTCTCCCGAGAGGCCACAATTACCGCGAGCAAACACATTAATTTAATGACGATGAGCACATTTTTTCTATGCTACTAATACTTGTACTTGCTCTGCTATTTTGCCCAACCCTGGCTGAGGAAGAGTTATGGGgcgtaaaacaaaaaaaaatatgtttattttattttgttttagccggtaatactatatataaatataaaatagaaaagtaaatatacgataaataataaataaaaggccACTCCATTTCGGCAAATGACCCACGCCCAAGTTCCATAGCTTTGGATTTGCTATCCCGATCATGATTTTCCTACCCCCAGAGGGAAAAGTCCTTCCCTTTTGGGCCAGTTGTGGGCGAGGAGGGATTCAAACCTCCAACACCATGGTTCATAGCCACGTGTTCTAATCCTCTGAGCTAGGGGCCTCACCTCGTCTCCACTGGATCTATTCCTAAGAGTACCCTAAAGAAAAGGAACATTTCCTCTCCCTAGCCATTTCGGCTATATACAGCACACTTGAAAGATACCTTTGATCAAGGTAATTAAGGGTTATATAGAACAATGCAAAACATTCATTCCCTAATTCTTTTTCTAATCCCTCATATTGGGAATCTTTGTCACATTTAAATGCATCTAGTTCACTATTGATTTTTATTGTTAATTCATTTTTCTCGAGGTCAATGGTTGATCTAGAAGTTGCCAAAAATAGCCTACCCAAAAGTATGGGGATTTCTTGATCCTCCTCGAAATCAAGGACTACGAAATTAACTAGGACAATAAATTTCCTCACTTTAACCAATTTGTCTTCAAGTACACCTGTTGGGCGTACTAAAGACCTATTAGCTAATTGTAGCATTATTGAAGTGTCCTTTAACTCCCTTAATCTGAGTTTTCTATAAATTGATAGTGGCATTAAATTAATACTGACCCCTAAATCGCAAAGGGCCTTACTAAAATAATTGTCCCCTATTCCTATAGAATTCTAAAACTACTCGAATATTTCAATTTAGAGGGTATATTTTTAGCAATAATAGCACTACAAGAGGCATCATTGTCAATTTGTtctcctttttatatttttatggatAGAGATAATTTCTTGTAAGCATTTGGAATATTTCagtattttatcaattaattccAACAGGGTAAAATTAACATTGTAACATCCTGAGATAGGACCTAGAAGTTTTGGCTTCACAAGTGAGAGTTCACCAATGTATCGACGAACTGGGAGTTCACCAATGAAggagtgtaacaacccatttttagtgaaaccaGAACAGttgttttgggatcacaaatctgatgagtaaattattattttaatgtttatgggaTTTTAGTAAGGTCGtcttaaaatttcgttaagaaattttgatgtttgcatgattaattaagtgaaaaggactaaatcgtaaaaaagtgtaaaagtggagttctattagttaaaagggctaaagAGCTATGAAAATGAAACCAAGTGGACTttaatggtaattag is a window of Gossypium hirsutum isolate 1008001.06 chromosome D08, Gossypium_hirsutum_v2.1, whole genome shotgun sequence DNA encoding:
- the LOC107912852 gene encoding uncharacterized protein → MSCLALSLQPANGSDILLQTREWFPPARALIALHAFRQTRLAFSNKSPSSVAATSSSSSSSTAETSAATESIGDDPLSASSGQLIVGVESKYRVVYRLVNSIYVLGITTADHDNSINVFECINIVNQAVSVIVTACRGVDVTPEKLSRKYAEVYMALDIVLRGVSNIRLAAMLSYMHGDGIAKMVHSALDTEAKIRGADTWPAVELHSTEHQSNIEAFSNASFELPPETLAAGDQKVSTIVPQSTIEQDEKMIKAEESEAEKDPFAASEAINKQEDLVGGFKKTKDASATDLTLALAGLEVTTLPPAEATQSTDITVEGFEGKYGGIEFGSEQATLGEAFEGFTDAWGGGLDASEFLENKKVKKQEGLSGLELLQTGDSAAPTAAAAGADGGKSLENLLVKSTEMKGPEMYILEEISAEFRESLLARVGLMGVVYLRTMPPRVSGDKDTEFSFRVEGTSSVKRFVIQSSRCSSLGNGMFHVRTPPSEEPIPILKYSLLPRLTPLPLRVRLIKRLSGTLLSVMIQYVSNPELLAPLTDVTFVLKLPVDPTLLKVSPKAVLNRSERELKWHVPEVPLKGTPGKLRVRMPLDSADIDEELEVVGYVKFSVQGATSLSGVCLKPATEGKTDFYEVNHRYQSGVYTCN